The proteins below come from a single Pseudomonadota bacterium genomic window:
- a CDS encoding DUF5329 family protein has product MKRQLIIAVILIILASTMVLAENTRSWENTNETIEYLLAFVAKSDYIFIRNGQSYTGKQASSHMKTKRQYFKNQIATPEDFIQFAATKSLQTDQPYMVRTKEGEELRCDEWMKKVLKEYRRSMKE; this is encoded by the coding sequence ATGAAGAGACAACTAATCATTGCGGTCATATTAATTATTCTTGCTTCTACCATGGTCCTTGCTGAAAATACGAGATCCTGGGAAAATACAAACGAGACAATTGAGTACCTGCTGGCTTTTGTTGCAAAATCCGATTATATCTTTATTCGGAATGGTCAATCTTACACTGGTAAGCAGGCCTCATCTCACATGAAAACTAAGCGTCAGTATTTCAAGAACCAGATTGCAACCCCCGAAGATTTTATCCAATTTGCTGCCACCAAAAGTCTTCAGACAGATCAACCATACATGGTCAGGACAAAAGAAGGGGAAGAATTACGCTGTGACGAGTGGATGAAAAAGGTTCTGAAAGAATACAGAAGATCCATGAAAGAATAA
- a CDS encoding DUF3943 domain-containing protein, which produces MKRHKIVFKTIIAMIFACGLIAVNSWAFAQGSIAGSIRDSSNNRGIEGVIITISDVSTGMLAGTGITDASGNYSVVVPSPGNYILISSKTGYDNILTSGMIELSDITPNRNINIAMAKKGWLKYKPKMQTPVLNWDTGAGKSYLIPALEIPAFILALNGYNRIASPNEEQDGKKVYSVTWSTFRDHVDHGPWGFDQDAFKVNQLLHPYQGSIYYGFARSAGLNFWESSAYTFAGSFLWEMGGETTSPSINDQIASGIAGAFFGEPLFRIASLLLESGCENPGFWRELGATLISPPTGFNRLVFGERFTPVFPSHNPATFWRLRFGAFFTDRVKDQGSLSPVGGTEGTMDFSMAYGLPGKPGYDYTRPFDYFHFEAMATSNPDNLLEDVMIRGLLFGKKYEAGESYRGVWGLYGGYDYISPQIFRVSSTSASLGTTFQWWLTQKVALQGSALGGVGYGAAGNISGSGERDYHYGIAPQGLLALRLILDDKAMLDATARGYYISGMGSTETGGNETIGRLNMGLTVRIYGRHALGIHYMASGRDAHYSDRADSRQTAGTFSLVYTLLGDTKFGAVEWR; this is translated from the coding sequence ATGAAACGCCATAAAATAGTATTCAAAACAATTATTGCGATGATCTTCGCGTGCGGATTGATAGCTGTGAACAGTTGGGCCTTTGCCCAAGGCAGTATTGCGGGTTCCATAAGGGATTCCTCAAATAACAGGGGCATTGAAGGGGTGATCATCACAATAAGCGATGTGAGTACCGGTATGTTGGCAGGAACGGGTATTACTGATGCGTCGGGTAACTATTCGGTGGTCGTTCCATCACCGGGAAACTACATCCTCATTTCGTCAAAAACAGGATATGACAATATACTGACATCGGGCATGATTGAGCTTTCCGATATAACCCCTAATAGGAACATAAATATCGCTATGGCCAAGAAAGGATGGTTGAAGTACAAGCCCAAGATGCAGACACCAGTCTTGAATTGGGATACAGGGGCTGGCAAGAGCTACCTAATCCCGGCCCTCGAAATCCCGGCCTTCATTCTGGCCCTCAATGGGTACAACCGGATTGCCAGCCCCAATGAGGAACAGGATGGGAAAAAAGTCTACAGCGTGACCTGGTCCACCTTCCGGGACCACGTCGACCATGGCCCATGGGGGTTCGACCAGGACGCCTTCAAGGTAAATCAGCTATTGCATCCGTACCAGGGGTCCATCTACTACGGATTCGCGCGATCGGCCGGGCTCAATTTCTGGGAGTCGTCCGCCTATACCTTCGCGGGCAGTTTTCTTTGGGAAATGGGTGGTGAGACAACGTCGCCCTCCATCAATGACCAGATCGCCAGCGGTATTGCAGGAGCCTTTTTCGGGGAGCCGCTTTTCCGGATAGCCAGCCTGCTGCTCGAGAGCGGCTGCGAAAACCCGGGGTTCTGGCGTGAGCTGGGCGCTACACTGATATCGCCCCCTACCGGCTTTAACCGCCTTGTCTTCGGTGAACGTTTCACGCCTGTCTTCCCAAGCCATAATCCGGCCACTTTCTGGCGCTTGAGATTCGGTGCTTTTTTTACCGACCGCGTGAAAGACCAGGGCAGTCTGAGCCCCGTCGGCGGGACAGAGGGGACTATGGACTTCTCCATGGCCTATGGGCTTCCCGGGAAGCCGGGCTATGACTATACGCGCCCCTTTGATTACTTCCACTTTGAGGCCATGGCTACCAGCAATCCGGACAACCTCCTCGAGGATGTCATGATTCGTGGTCTACTCTTTGGAAAGAAATATGAAGCAGGCGAATCCTATAGAGGCGTATGGGGACTTTACGGCGGCTATGATTATATATCGCCGCAAATCTTCCGTGTCTCAAGCACGTCCGCCTCTCTCGGCACTACCTTTCAATGGTGGCTCACTCAAAAGGTGGCGCTCCAGGGCTCGGCACTTGGCGGCGTTGGCTACGGCGCAGCCGGCAACATCTCCGGATCAGGAGAACGGGACTACCACTACGGCATCGCTCCGCAGGGACTCCTTGCGCTCCGTCTCATCCTTGACGACAAGGCCATGCTTGACGCGACGGCTCGCGGGTACTATATCAGCGGCATGGGCTCCACCGAGACAGGAGGAAATGAGACCATCGGCCGCCTGAACATGGGGCTCACAGTTCGCATCTACGGCCGCCATGCTCTCGGAATCCATTACATGGCATCGGGTCGGGATGCGCACTATTCTGACCGGGCCGACAGTCGCCAGACAGCGGGGACATTCAGCCTCGTTTACACCTTACTCGGCGATACTAAATTCGGCGCTGTCGAGTGGCGCTGA
- a CDS encoding BON domain-containing protein yields MKKRNILISYLVMLMLIATFVACASTPKQESTGEFVDDSVITTKIKTLLANDDFLKSFKISVETRKGVVQLSGFVDSQNAVNKADQIARGVGGVKSVMNNLAVK; encoded by the coding sequence ATGAAAAAAAGAAATATCCTTATCAGTTATCTGGTCATGCTTATGCTGATCGCCACCTTTGTTGCCTGCGCATCGACACCTAAACAGGAAAGTACGGGTGAATTCGTTGACGACTCGGTTATCACGACGAAAATAAAAACATTACTTGCAAACGATGACTTTCTTAAGTCATTCAAGATCAGCGTTGAAACTCGCAAGGGTGTTGTCCAACTAAGCGGCTTTGTTGATTCTCAAAACGCTGTTAACAAAGCGGACCAAATAGCAAGGGGCGTCGGTGGGGTCAAATCCGTCATGAATAATCTGGCCGTGAAGTGA
- a CDS encoding DUF1003 domain-containing protein: MAEQLFHSKCEDLGEQERNVARHLASRTHIARNTSQEFADQLTFGQQLADRVAAFGGSWIFISLFGTVLFLWIALNWFLLLKFNTTFDPYPYILLNLVLSMLAAIQAPVILMSQNRQAHRDRLAAEHDYEVNLKSELEIMMLHDKVDGLREKQWSELIAIQQEQLKLLGQLIDGLKNRK, from the coding sequence ATCGCGGAACAACTGTTTCACTCGAAATGCGAAGACTTAGGCGAACAAGAAAGGAATGTTGCACGCCACCTTGCCTCAAGGACTCATATTGCAAGGAACACGTCTCAAGAGTTTGCCGACCAATTGACATTTGGCCAGCAACTCGCGGATCGTGTAGCGGCTTTCGGCGGCTCCTGGATCTTCATCTCACTGTTCGGGACCGTACTTTTCCTTTGGATTGCGCTCAACTGGTTCCTTCTTCTCAAATTTAACACCACTTTCGATCCTTATCCTTATATTCTCTTAAATCTTGTCCTGTCAATGTTGGCTGCTATTCAGGCACCGGTAATACTGATGTCCCAGAACAGGCAAGCCCATAGGGATCGCCTGGCTGCCGAACACGACTATGAGGTAAATCTAAAGTCAGAACTCGAAATAATGATGCTCCACGATAAAGTAGATGGACTCAGAGAGAAACAGTGGAGCGAACTAATCGCAATTCAGCAGGAACAGCTCAAACTCCTGGGACAGCTTATTGATGGTTTGAAGAACCGTAAATGA
- a CDS encoding universal stress protein, giving the protein MFKKILFPTDFSDVARKAMEYITQLKGAGAQEVIALHVIDEKELTVLSSRAPDQYLRIMETLDKEVSSEMTAVETALTSEGFRVRLEVRTGNPFKVIMDTAAKEKASIIVLGSHGRSNIAEMLMGSVSENVIRHAGVPLLVISRET; this is encoded by the coding sequence ATGTTTAAAAAGATCCTTTTCCCCACCGATTTTTCCGATGTGGCCAGGAAGGCTATGGAATATATCACCCAACTTAAGGGCGCAGGGGCGCAGGAAGTCATCGCCCTCCATGTAATTGACGAAAAGGAATTAACCGTCCTCTCCTCCAGGGCTCCCGACCAGTACCTCCGGATAATGGAGACTCTTGACAAGGAGGTGTCGTCGGAGATGACTGCCGTCGAGACAGCTTTAACGTCGGAGGGATTCCGTGTAAGACTGGAAGTAAGGACGGGCAATCCCTTCAAGGTGATAATGGATACGGCCGCGAAGGAAAAGGCCTCAATCATCGTGCTGGGTTCCCATGGCCGCTCAAACATAGCAGAAATGCTTATGGGCTCTGTCTCTGAAAATGTTATCAGGCATGCCGGCGTGCCGTTGCTTGTCATCAGTAGGGAGACGTAA
- a CDS encoding YihY/virulence factor BrkB family protein produces the protein MRFKQFKKIFMNFGLIWQALKKFNGDNGFFLSSGIAFNILVNLIPFIVVLLALAGAYLYNAQEVLNHIRAYFRYVIPALDPDIMKKLIDVIQNRQIVGILGFVSLLWFSTFVFGSLRIALNIVFRVEKSGGILRGIGIDLLMIYLAGTLLLVSMILSSAVTFLQSYQGQISVAIGPTIQWILKYLLPFFLTVGMFFLIYKIIPNKKVHFKSSLQAAFFTGLLWEIAKHLFTWYVVHLARYSFFYGSLSTLAILVLWVYYSSTILVVGGEFAYFLEEDRKRSTVL, from the coding sequence ATGAGATTCAAACAATTCAAAAAGATTTTCATGAACTTTGGTCTCATCTGGCAGGCTTTAAAGAAATTCAATGGAGATAATGGCTTTTTCTTATCTTCGGGGATTGCTTTTAATATTCTCGTCAACTTGATTCCTTTTATCGTGGTGCTGCTGGCATTGGCTGGAGCTTATCTTTACAATGCGCAGGAAGTGCTGAATCATATTCGCGCTTATTTCAGGTATGTGATTCCAGCATTGGATCCAGATATTATGAAAAAACTTATCGACGTTATCCAGAACCGTCAGATTGTGGGAATCCTGGGATTTGTAAGTTTACTCTGGTTTTCCACATTTGTCTTTGGTTCTTTACGGATCGCTCTTAATATCGTTTTTCGCGTTGAGAAGAGTGGGGGAATTTTGCGTGGAATCGGCATTGATCTTCTGATGATTTATCTGGCGGGAACCCTTCTTCTTGTAAGCATGATTCTTAGCTCCGCTGTCACCTTCTTACAGAGTTACCAGGGACAGATTTCGGTAGCGATAGGACCGACGATTCAATGGATTCTGAAATACCTGCTCCCCTTTTTCCTCACTGTCGGCATGTTTTTTTTGATTTACAAAATAATCCCAAATAAAAAGGTTCACTTCAAGTCCTCCCTTCAGGCAGCATTCTTTACCGGCCTGCTCTGGGAAATAGCCAAACATCTTTTCACCTGGTATGTTGTCCATCTTGCCAGGTACTCCTTTTTTTATGGTTCATTAAGTACCCTTGCCATTTTAGTTTTGTGGGTCTATTATTCTTCGACGATTCTTGTTGTGGGTGGGGAGTTTGCATATTTTCTGGAAGAAGATCGAAAAAGATCGACGGTATTATAA
- a CDS encoding alpha amylase C-terminal domain-containing protein translates to MTEKVPTMVKHSGMGAIPHTNGVTFRVWAPHAENVYLIGTFNSWDEKGANDSVVMVVNMTNQSRDAYIIGLSRKGLWKTRFNSDSYNYDPNFYNHPAPDVEANEEESNELPCSGEISIGPYTVVIFSQDE, encoded by the coding sequence ATGACAGAAAAAGTTCCCACAATGGTAAAACATTCCGGTATGGGGGCTATTCCCCATACAAATGGTGTTACCTTTCGTGTATGGGCGCCACATGCCGAAAATGTTTACTTGATAGGAACCTTCAATAGCTGGGATGAAAAAGGTGCAAACGACAGCGTGGTTATGGTGGTTAATATGACGAATCAAAGCCGCGATGCTTATATCATCGGTCTTTCAAGGAAAGGATTATGGAAAACACGATTTAACAGTGACTCCTACAACTATGACCCAAACTTCTACAATCATCCTGCACCTGACGTCGAAGCGAATGAAGAAGAATCCAATGAATTGCCCTGTTCAGGTGAAATAAGTATAGGGCCATACACAGTGGTGATTTTCTCGCAGGATGAATAG
- a CDS encoding coiled coil domain-containing protein, translating to MWEVSYCWFLEIKRADEKKYMFNCEELFMTDKRKSYEKKFDAQLKEWSAEIALLNSKADKAKAEEKIEYYKMIETLQGKQDAARIKLQELRTAGDDAWADLKAATENVWTEVKTAFQGAASRFK from the coding sequence TTGTGGGAGGTATCGTACTGCTGGTTCTTGGAAATAAAAAGGGCTGATGAGAAGAAATATATGTTTAATTGCGAGGAGCTTTTCATGACGGACAAACGAAAATCATATGAAAAAAAATTTGATGCACAGTTGAAGGAATGGAGTGCCGAGATCGCCCTGCTTAACTCCAAAGCTGACAAAGCCAAAGCCGAGGAGAAGATTGAGTATTACAAAATGATAGAAACCTTACAAGGTAAGCAAGATGCGGCCAGGATTAAGTTGCAGGAGTTAAGGACCGCTGGTGATGATGCGTGGGCAGACCTTAAGGCAGCCACAGAAAACGTTTGGACTGAAGTTAAGACTGCCTTCCAAGGCGCGGCCTCAAGGTTCAAATAG
- a CDS encoding DUF3185 domain-containing protein, with translation MKPKIIIAIILIALGIVLLAYQGITYTTREKVVDLGPIQVTAEKTKTLPLPPIVGAIALVGGIVLLVLGNKKG, from the coding sequence ATGAAACCAAAAATCATAATTGCGATCATACTGATCGCTCTGGGAATTGTGTTGTTAGCTTACCAAGGTATTACCTATACGACCAGAGAGAAAGTTGTTGATCTCGGTCCCATTCAGGTGACGGCTGAGAAAACTAAAACGTTGCCGCTGCCGCCTATTGTGGGGGCTATTGCGCTTGTGGGAGGTATCGTACTGCTGGTTCTTGGAAATAAAAAGGGCTGA
- a CDS encoding lmo0937 family membrane protein translates to MLWTIAVILIILWALGLLTSYTMGGFIHAILVIAIIVVVVGFIQGRRG, encoded by the coding sequence ATGCTATGGACAATTGCTGTAATACTGATAATTCTGTGGGCGCTTGGGTTGTTGACCAGTTACACAATGGGAGGGTTCATTCACGCCATACTGGTGATTGCCATTATTGTTGTGGTGGTCGGCTTCATCCAGGGGCGACGAGGGTAG
- a CDS encoding BON domain-containing protein has product MKVMYRVVLMVAAVALLAISMPVHASKVDDRIESSARKSYVFKTYLQADDIKIKSMDGVVTLTGTVSEESHKSLARETVANLAGVKSVDNKLEVKGESPAENSDPWVTMKVKSALLFHRSVSGIKTEVNVKDGIVTLQGEATSQAQKDLTTEYAKDVDGVKDVKNDMTIAKTTKKERTVGQKIDDVSITAQVKMMLLYHRSTSALNTSVTTKKGVVTLTGKAGNAAEKDLATKLVNDVNGVKNVKNLMIIE; this is encoded by the coding sequence ATGAAAGTAATGTATCGTGTAGTCCTAATGGTGGCTGCTGTAGCTCTGTTAGCGATCAGCATGCCTGTGCATGCGTCCAAGGTAGATGACCGCATCGAATCATCAGCCAGGAAGTCGTATGTGTTCAAGACCTACCTCCAGGCTGATGATATTAAAATCAAGTCCATGGATGGCGTTGTTACCTTAACGGGAACTGTCTCAGAAGAATCCCATAAATCATTAGCCCGGGAAACTGTGGCAAACCTGGCCGGGGTTAAGAGTGTGGATAACAAACTGGAAGTCAAAGGGGAATCCCCTGCTGAGAACTCAGATCCATGGGTCACGATGAAGGTGAAAAGCGCGCTCTTGTTCCATCGCAGCGTGAGCGGTATCAAAACTGAAGTCAACGTGAAAGACGGAATCGTTACCTTACAAGGCGAAGCGACCAGCCAGGCACAAAAGGATCTGACAACCGAATACGCCAAGGATGTCGACGGGGTCAAAGATGTAAAAAATGATATGACAATAGCGAAAACTACTAAGAAAGAGCGAACAGTAGGCCAAAAGATTGATGATGTATCCATCACCGCCCAGGTCAAGATGATGCTGCTCTATCATCGCTCGACCAGCGCCCTCAATACCTCTGTTACCACAAAAAAGGGTGTGGTTACATTGACCGGCAAGGCTGGTAATGCAGCAGAAAAGGATCTGGCCACCAAACTCGTCAACGACGTAAATGGCGTGAAGAATGTGAAGAACCTTATGATCATCGAGTAA
- a CDS encoding cell wall-binding protein, translating to MKKMFVLPIVIMAVFILFAGSGIVQAQWQWSDTDKWPMYAITYGKGIILTSPDSETWTIRHSGTHVPLAGMAFGNETFVAVGARGTIVTGPRDGVTWTIRQSGITNDLWAIKFAKGIFVAVGSEGVIITSPDGYVWTKRINLTPYALRNISYGKGNFVTIGEMGNIFNSPDGIAWTRRATQYTDHLFGLAYANETFTAVGGNGRIMTSSDGGITWVQRYSGTTEYLSAVTYGDGKFVAVGAYGTIVTSPDSWNWTTVGSGSQSWLGAVVRSNNRFIVIGTDGTILASPDGISWAPKL from the coding sequence ATGAAAAAGATGTTTGTGCTACCAATAGTTATAATGGCAGTGTTTATACTCTTTGCTGGTTCAGGTATTGTGCAAGCGCAATGGCAATGGTCTGATACAGATAAATGGCCTATGTATGCTATCACGTATGGCAAAGGTATTATACTGACCTCGCCTGACAGTGAAACCTGGACTATAAGGCATTCCGGAACTCACGTGCCTCTTGCCGGCATGGCATTCGGCAATGAGACTTTTGTAGCAGTGGGCGCCCGCGGTACAATCGTGACCGGCCCAAGGGACGGTGTAACATGGACCATCCGGCAGTCAGGCATCACCAACGACCTCTGGGCCATTAAGTTTGCAAAGGGAATCTTTGTGGCGGTCGGTTCTGAGGGTGTGATCATTACGTCGCCAGACGGATACGTATGGACCAAAAGGATAAATTTGACCCCCTATGCCCTGAGAAATATCTCCTATGGCAAGGGCAATTTTGTCACCATTGGTGAAATGGGCAACATCTTCAATTCACCCGATGGTATCGCCTGGACACGTCGGGCCACGCAATATACCGACCACCTCTTCGGTCTTGCTTATGCGAATGAAACGTTTACAGCCGTAGGAGGAAACGGAAGAATCATGACATCATCCGATGGCGGGATAACATGGGTTCAGCGTTATTCGGGAACGACGGAGTATCTTTCAGCTGTTACATATGGTGATGGGAAATTTGTGGCCGTAGGCGCATATGGAACGATCGTGACTTCACCTGATTCATGGAACTGGACCACAGTAGGGTCAGGTTCGCAAAGCTGGCTCGGGGCAGTTGTTCGTTCGAATAATAGATTCATTGTTATCGGTACGGATGGAACGATATTGGCATCGCCTGACGGGATAAGCTGGGCACCAAAACTCTAA
- a CDS encoding OmpA family protein: MKAKLVALLVLIGVTGLFLGGCGCFVQKQRGEAVAPVPKAVVLASEPAEKVVALASEPAEKVVVLAFEDIHFDFDKSTLKPEAQTILKRNIEVLKQNPKAQVRIAGYTSASGTDAYNQKLSERRANAVKGYLINEGLILSDRLSMIGYGEKNPAMYEAAPKELYSEAAKANMRVLFEIVVQ; this comes from the coding sequence ATGAAAGCAAAGTTGGTAGCTCTTTTAGTACTGATTGGCGTTACTGGATTATTCTTAGGTGGATGCGGATGTTTCGTGCAAAAACAAAGAGGTGAAGCTGTTGCTCCTGTGCCTAAGGCAGTTGTACTTGCATCTGAGCCAGCCGAGAAGGTAGTTGCACTTGCATCTGAGCCAGCCGAGAAGGTAGTTGTCCTTGCTTTTGAGGACATACATTTTGATTTCGACAAGTCCACGCTTAAACCGGAAGCGCAGACAATACTGAAAAGAAATATTGAGGTGCTGAAACAAAACCCGAAAGCTCAAGTCCGTATTGCAGGATATACTTCTGCATCCGGGACAGATGCTTACAACCAGAAATTGAGCGAAAGAAGGGCAAATGCCGTCAAGGGGTACCTTATTAACGAAGGGCTCATTTTATCGGACAGGCTTTCCATGATCGGATATGGCGAGAAAAATCCGGCAATGTATGAAGCTGCGCCTAAAGAGCTTTACTCAGAAGCAGCAAAGGCAAACATGAGAGTTCTTTTTGAAATTGTCGTGCAATAG
- a CDS encoding YMGG-like glycine zipper-containing protein → MKRIVIIVVMLAFVFTFVGCAGMSRTQQTTLSGAGIGAVGGGVLGALVGGNPLVGAAIGAGVGGAAGYVVGESGGHRR, encoded by the coding sequence ATGAAACGTATCGTGATTATTGTTGTTATGCTTGCATTTGTTTTTACCTTTGTCGGATGTGCAGGAATGAGTAGAACACAACAGACTACTCTGAGCGGGGCTGGTATTGGTGCTGTCGGCGGCGGTGTACTTGGAGCATTGGTTGGAGGAAATCCTCTTGTTGGAGCAGCCATTGGTGCCGGTGTAGGTGGGGCCGCAGGTTACGTAGTCGGCGAGAGCGGTGGGCACCGCCGGTAA
- a CDS encoding CsbD family protein: MSKQASGYEPAGQSSVRDKAEGMFHEAKGKAREIAGGIADNPKLEAKGNAEKIAGKVQEKVGQVKKFLGK; this comes from the coding sequence ATTTCGAAGCAAGCTTCGGGGTATGAACCCGCGGGGCAATCTAGTGTCAGAGACAAGGCAGAAGGAATGTTTCACGAAGCAAAAGGTAAGGCTAGAGAAATAGCCGGGGGAATAGCTGATAATCCCAAGTTGGAGGCCAAAGGCAACGCCGAAAAGATAGCCGGAAAAGTTCAGGAAAAGGTCGGTCAGGTCAAGAAGTTCTTAGGGAAGTAG
- a CDS encoding ATP-binding protein, translating to MIESFQKQPQIKILPAFNFDPKLRLRETDLNEVVRTVESVLLQYMKEDIDLTITLLEKNLKIMADMALMKEALTHLIKNAMDAMPGGGKFSLSTNQVNFKIESLLDNDNSIVGACAFVSLADTGVGIDEKIKERIFEPFFTTKTNSKGLGLPMAYRIIKQHQGVIKVESQAGQGTEVNIYLPLTKPEIVNMMTIPLGP from the coding sequence ATGATTGAAAGTTTTCAAAAACAACCCCAGATTAAGATTCTTCCTGCTTTCAACTTTGATCCAAAGCTCAGACTAAGAGAGACTGATCTCAACGAGGTTGTGAGAACAGTGGAAAGTGTGTTGCTACAATATATGAAAGAGGATATTGACTTAACAATAACGCTTTTAGAAAAAAACCTGAAGATAATGGCAGACATGGCGCTTATGAAGGAAGCCTTAACTCATCTTATTAAAAATGCAATGGATGCAATGCCTGGTGGCGGTAAATTTTCATTGAGTACCAACCAGGTAAATTTTAAAATTGAATCTCTTCTCGATAACGACAATTCTATTGTAGGCGCATGTGCGTTCGTTTCCCTTGCAGATACAGGTGTAGGTATTGACGAGAAGATTAAGGAAAGAATCTTTGAGCCTTTTTTTACCACAAAGACAAATAGTAAAGGTCTTGGTCTTCCGATGGCTTACCGTATTATCAAGCAGCATCAAGGGGTAATAAAAGTAGAGAGCCAGGCGGGACAAGGTACGGAAGTCAATATATATCTTCCGCTCACAAAGCCGGAAATAGTGAACATGATGACAATACCTCTTGGACCGTAA